A window from Drosophila kikkawai strain 14028-0561.14 chromosome 2L, DkikHiC1v2, whole genome shotgun sequence encodes these proteins:
- the scw gene encoding protein screw has protein sequence MIVFLAFLMTILIHTVGCTTYITTNTNAELPAYADRPLSQQMEMIDLLDLGDRPRRQAQPNINNAASKFLLEVYNEISEDQEPKEVLHQRHKRSLDDDILISEEDRQEIANCNSILTFSSRVKPSTPLDTELDLHITFNTNDVPVDLSLVHAALRIYKHPSLFERKDNFTVSVYRRLDNRQDFSYRILGSVNTTSDHRGWLEFNLTETLQIWLLKNGPRKSLRISIGDSQMSAFAAGLSSQATHSSQEPFIVGYFNGPELLVKIQKLRFKRELQKRRTNSQVHPPPPPVDLYKPPQACERLNFTVDFKELQMHNWVIAPKKFEAYFCGGGCNFPLGTKMNATNHAIVQTLMHLKQPHLPKPCCVPTVLGAITILRYLNEDIIDLTKYQKSVAKECGCH, from the coding sequence ATGATCGTGTTCCTCGCTTTTTTGATGACGATCCTGATTCATACCGTTGGATGTACAACCTATATAACCACAAACACCAACGCCGAGCTGCCAGCCTATGCAGATCGTCCGCTCAGCCAACAAATGGAAATGATTGACCTATTGGATTTGGGAGACCGACCAAGACGACAAGCACAGCCCAATATAAATAACGCGGCCTCGAAATTTCTTCTGGAAGTCTACAATGAGATCAGCGAGGACCAGGAGCCCAAAGAGGTCCTACATCAGAGACACAAACGCTCCCTAGACGACGACATTTTGATTTCCGAGGAGGATCGCCAGGAGATTGCCAACTGCAATTCCATTCTGACTTTTTCGAGCCGAGTGAAACCATCAACGCCGTTGGATACCGAACTGGATCTCCACATAACCTTCAATACAAATGATGTTCCTGTAGATTTGTCTTTGGTTCATGCCGCCTTGAGGATATACAAGCATCCCAGTTTGTTTGAGAGGAAAGATAACTTTACGGTGTCTGTGTACAGAAGACTGGACAACCGCCAGGATTTCTCCTACCGCATATTGGGCTCAGTGAACACTACATCGGACCATCGGGGCTGGTTGGAGTTTAATTTAACCGAAACCCTGCAAATATGGCTGCTTAAAAATGGGCCACGAAAGAGTTTGAGGATCTCAATTGGTGACTCTCAAATGAGCGCCTTTGCGGCCGGACTGTCCAGCCAGGCGACGCACTCCAGTCAGGAGCCCTTCATCGTTGGCTACTTTAATGGGCCCGAACTCTTGGTCAAGATTCAGAAGCTTCGATTTAAGAGAGAACTGCAGAAGCGACGCACCAACAGCCAGGTGCATCCACCGCCGCCACCCGTGGACCTGTACAAGCCACCGCAAGCGTGCGAACGCCTCAACTTTACGGTGGATTTCAAGGAGCTACAGATGCACAACTGGGTAATTGCCCCGAAAAAGTTCGAGGCTTACTTCTGTGGTGGCGGTTGCAATTTTCCACTGGGCACGAAAATGAATGCCACGAACCATGCCATAGTCCAAACCCTGATGCACCTCAAACAGCCGCATCTGCCCAAACCCTGCTGTGTGCCAACGGTACTGGGTGCCATCACGATTCTGCGGTACCTGAACGAGGACATTATCGACCTGACCAAATATCAAAAGTCAGTGGCTAAAGAGTGTGGATGCCATTAG